A window from Tenacibaculum singaporense encodes these proteins:
- a CDS encoding beta-ketoacyl synthase N-terminal-like domain-containing protein: MKELISITSFASVSALGSTPKKIWENYLNKQHFLSSKEIEDSKAWVAQLTGEDKHAIEEVQNSDNKYKNLDPSVLYTLFVARKAMEQTDWKSSDNFGINIGSSRGATSLFEKYHKEFLTTGKSSTLSSPTTTLGNISSWIAHDLQSNGPEISHSITCSTGLHSLLNGVAWLQSGMSEKFMIGASEASLTDFTIAQMQALKVYSKENDEYPCKAFDLNKTKNTMVLGEGASVFCLENGSKENAIAFIEGVGYATEVLKHNTSVTTDAECFQKSMKMALGTISPDEIDAIVMHAPGTIKGDQSEINAIQKIFCNKTPFLTTNKWKLGHTFGASGLLSLELAVLMLQHQQIIEVPFAESQHTPKKLNKILVNAVGFGGNAVSVLITK; this comes from the coding sequence TTGAAAGAACTTATCTCCATAACATCATTTGCATCTGTTTCAGCCTTGGGAAGCACTCCTAAAAAAATTTGGGAAAACTACCTAAATAAGCAACATTTTTTAAGCTCTAAAGAGATTGAAGATTCTAAAGCATGGGTAGCACAATTGACTGGTGAGGATAAACACGCTATTGAAGAGGTTCAAAATTCAGATAATAAATATAAAAATTTAGATCCATCTGTTTTATACACGCTGTTTGTTGCTAGAAAAGCAATGGAACAAACAGACTGGAAATCTTCGGATAACTTTGGGATTAACATTGGTTCTTCTCGCGGTGCTACTTCTTTGTTTGAAAAATACCATAAGGAGTTTTTAACAACAGGTAAATCATCTACTTTAAGTTCTCCAACTACTACTTTAGGAAATATTTCCTCTTGGATTGCACATGATTTACAAAGTAACGGACCAGAGATTTCACATTCTATTACTTGTTCTACTGGCTTGCATTCGTTACTTAATGGAGTAGCTTGGTTACAATCGGGAATGTCAGAGAAATTTATGATTGGCGCTAGCGAAGCTTCACTAACCGATTTTACCATCGCGCAAATGCAGGCGTTAAAAGTATATTCTAAAGAAAATGATGAATATCCATGTAAAGCTTTTGACCTTAACAAAACTAAAAACACCATGGTACTGGGAGAAGGTGCTTCTGTATTTTGTTTAGAGAATGGAAGTAAAGAAAATGCCATCGCTTTTATTGAAGGGGTTGGATATGCTACTGAAGTTTTGAAACACAATACTTCTGTAACAACAGATGCAGAATGTTTTCAAAAATCAATGAAAATGGCATTGGGTACTATTTCACCAGATGAAATTGACGCTATTGTAATGCATGCACCAGGAACTATTAAAGGAGATCAATCAGAAATTAATGCGATTCAAAAAATATTTTGTAACAAAACTCCGTTTTTAACTACCAATAAATGGAAACTTGGTCACACGTTTGGGGCTTCTGGCTTGTTAAGTTTAGAATTAGCCGTACTTATGCTACAACACCAACAAATCATTGAAGTTCCCTTTGCTGAATCTCAACACACTCCAAAAAAACTCAATAAAATATTAGTAAATGCTGTTGGTTTTGGAGGAAATGCGGTTTCTGTTTTAATTACAAAATAA
- a CDS encoding aminotransferase class I/II-fold pyridoxal phosphate-dependent enzyme, producing the protein MQFPKKLQHKITQRITLNSLRGLGKENSRIDFSSNDYLGFAKSEVIFNKTHQFLVDNNHKVNGATGSRLLSGNHKLYTIVEKQLAKLHNSETALVFNSGYDANIGFFASVPQRGDIILYDELIHASIRDGILLSNAKSFKFKHNDTKDLEEKILRFTQNNDSEIYVITESVFSMDGDSPDLTAISQIIKKHTNVHFVIDEAHALGVFDFGLIQKLHLEDVVFARIITFGKGLGCHGAAILGSKQLQQYLINFSRSFIYTTSLPPHALATIKIAYDELVISDSKAQLQQNIQHFISESNRLRLNFIQSTSAIHCCIISGNEHVKNMALQLQQHGFEVKPILSPTVPTNQERLRFCLHAYNSKEEITNVLENLATFV; encoded by the coding sequence ATGCAATTTCCTAAAAAACTACAACATAAAATCACACAACGGATAACTCTAAACTCTTTGAGAGGTCTTGGTAAAGAAAATTCACGTATTGATTTTTCTTCCAATGACTATTTAGGTTTTGCAAAATCTGAAGTTATTTTTAATAAAACACATCAGTTTTTAGTTGATAACAATCATAAGGTTAACGGAGCTACAGGATCTCGCTTACTCTCAGGAAACCACAAACTATATACAATAGTTGAAAAACAGCTAGCTAAACTTCATAATTCTGAAACAGCTTTAGTTTTCAACTCTGGTTACGATGCTAACATCGGTTTTTTTGCTTCGGTACCTCAACGTGGTGATATTATTTTGTATGATGAACTTATTCATGCTTCTATAAGAGATGGAATTCTATTATCTAATGCAAAATCTTTTAAGTTCAAACATAATGACACAAAAGATTTAGAAGAAAAAATACTTCGGTTTACTCAGAATAACGATTCAGAAATTTATGTGATTACCGAATCTGTTTTTTCAATGGATGGAGATTCTCCTGACTTGACAGCAATATCACAAATAATCAAAAAACATACGAATGTGCATTTTGTTATAGATGAAGCACATGCTTTGGGGGTATTTGATTTTGGACTCATTCAAAAATTACATTTAGAAGATGTGGTTTTTGCCCGAATTATTACCTTCGGAAAAGGTTTAGGCTGCCATGGAGCAGCTATTTTGGGAAGCAAGCAACTACAACAGTATCTTATTAATTTTTCTCGTAGTTTTATTTACACTACTAGTTTACCTCCTCATGCTCTAGCTACGATAAAAATTGCTTACGACGAATTAGTTATTAGCGATTCTAAAGCACAACTTCAACAAAACATTCAACATTTTATTTCAGAGTCCAATAGGTTGCGATTAAACTTCATTCAAAGTACTTCTGCCATTCATTGCTGTATTATCTCTGGCAATGAACATGTAAAAAATATGGCTTTGCAATTACAACAACATGGTTTTGAAGTAAAGCCTATTCTATCCCCTACCGTTCCTACAAACCAAGAACGATTACGTTTTTGTTTACACGCATATAATTCTAAAGAAGAAATTACAAATGTTTTAGAGAACCTTGCTACTTTTGTTTAA
- a CDS encoding 2-oxoglutarate dehydrogenase E1 component → MDKFSFLNAAHAGFIGDLYEQYQKNPDAIEPSWRSFFQGYDLANENYSLTDEEVSVEVPEEVRKEFLVIDLINGYRTRGHLFTKTNPVRDRRTYTPTLDIENFGLNQSDLSTVFSAGEILGIGPKSLAEIINYLKSVFCESIGVEYMYVRNPEELKWWNERLNKNANHPRYDVESKKYILTKLNQASTFESFLQTKYVGQKRFSVEGGETLIPGVSVALRDAAELYGVEECVLGMAHRGRLNTLVNIFKKPIRDLFSEFEGKDFEDQDIDGDVKYHLGLTLSKAYQGGQKMKMNLVPNPSHLETVDAVAEGIVRAKIDKDYEGNENKILPILVHGDAAVAAQGIVYEVVQMAQLNGYKTGGTIHVVVNNQVGFTTNYLDARSSTYCTDVAKVTLSPVLHVNADDAEAVCHAMEMAVEYRMKFNKDIFIDLLGYRKYGHNEGDEPRFTQPKLYKAISKHKNAREIYANKLIEEGSITVDYLQKITDEFKTHLEAEFTESKKKETSKIQEFMPDVWDGFVRKQLQDMLQPVDTTYSVDDLKDIARVISKTPEGHKFVRKAERILKGREKMVFEDNLLDWGTAENLAYGTLLEEGYDVRISGEDVERGTFSHRHAIMRDEETLERVNLLNTNPKNKGEMTIYNSHLSEYGVLGFDYGYAMAAPNTLTIWEAQFGDFANGAQIMFDQYISSAEDKWKLQNGLVMLLPHGYEGQGPEHSSGRIERFLQSSSTDNWTIANCSTPANMYHILRRQMKRDFRKPLIVFTPKSLLRLPKAVNSIEDLANGTFQEVIDDTINTSKAKKMVFCTGKFYYDLLAEREKLGREDVALVRIEQLFPLHNDKIKEVMDKYPNVERYVWAQEEPKNMGAWGYMLERFELARLECASEEYRSAPAAGSSARFKRRHQAIIDKVFD, encoded by the coding sequence ATGGACAAGTTTTCGTTCTTAAACGCAGCACATGCAGGTTTTATAGGTGATTTGTATGAACAATATCAAAAAAATCCTGATGCGATAGAACCAAGTTGGAGAAGTTTTTTTCAAGGATATGATTTGGCTAACGAGAATTACTCATTAACAGATGAAGAAGTTTCGGTAGAAGTCCCTGAAGAAGTACGTAAAGAGTTTTTAGTAATCGATTTAATCAATGGTTACCGTACTCGTGGTCATTTGTTTACCAAGACAAACCCAGTACGAGATAGAAGGACATACACTCCAACGTTAGATATTGAGAACTTTGGACTAAATCAATCAGATTTATCCACTGTTTTTAGTGCAGGAGAAATTTTAGGTATAGGGCCTAAAAGTTTAGCAGAAATCATAAACTATTTAAAATCTGTTTTCTGTGAAAGCATCGGAGTAGAGTACATGTATGTACGAAATCCTGAAGAGTTAAAATGGTGGAATGAGCGTTTGAATAAAAATGCTAACCATCCAAGATATGATGTAGAGTCTAAGAAGTATATTCTTACGAAGCTTAATCAAGCATCAACTTTCGAAAGCTTTTTACAAACAAAGTATGTAGGTCAGAAACGATTCTCTGTTGAAGGAGGTGAAACGTTAATTCCAGGGGTAAGTGTGGCGCTTAGAGACGCGGCTGAATTGTATGGAGTAGAAGAATGCGTGTTAGGAATGGCACATCGTGGACGCTTAAACACTTTGGTAAATATCTTTAAAAAACCTATTCGAGATTTATTTAGTGAGTTTGAAGGGAAAGATTTTGAAGATCAAGATATAGATGGAGATGTTAAGTATCACTTAGGTTTAACTTTAAGCAAAGCGTATCAAGGTGGACAAAAGATGAAGATGAATTTAGTTCCAAATCCATCTCACTTAGAAACCGTTGATGCAGTTGCTGAAGGAATAGTTAGAGCTAAAATAGACAAGGACTATGAGGGAAACGAAAATAAGATACTTCCAATTTTAGTACATGGTGATGCGGCTGTAGCAGCTCAGGGAATTGTTTATGAAGTTGTACAAATGGCACAATTAAATGGATACAAAACAGGAGGTACTATTCACGTTGTAGTAAATAACCAAGTAGGTTTTACAACCAATTATTTAGATGCACGTTCAAGTACGTATTGTACTGATGTAGCTAAAGTAACTTTGTCTCCAGTATTACACGTAAATGCTGATGATGCTGAGGCTGTTTGTCACGCTATGGAAATGGCTGTTGAATATCGTATGAAATTCAACAAAGACATTTTTATTGACTTATTAGGATACCGTAAATACGGTCATAATGAAGGTGATGAACCTCGTTTTACACAGCCAAAATTATATAAGGCAATTTCTAAGCATAAAAATGCAAGAGAAATTTATGCTAATAAATTAATTGAAGAAGGAAGTATAACAGTTGACTACTTACAGAAAATAACAGATGAATTTAAGACGCATTTAGAAGCTGAATTTACAGAGTCTAAAAAGAAAGAAACGTCTAAAATTCAAGAGTTCATGCCTGATGTATGGGATGGGTTTGTACGTAAGCAATTACAAGATATGTTACAACCTGTAGATACTACATACTCAGTAGATGATTTAAAAGACATCGCAAGAGTTATTTCAAAAACTCCAGAAGGACATAAGTTTGTTCGTAAAGCAGAACGTATCTTAAAAGGTCGTGAAAAAATGGTTTTTGAAGATAACTTATTAGATTGGGGAACAGCTGAAAACTTAGCATACGGTACGTTATTAGAGGAAGGATACGATGTTCGTATTTCAGGAGAAGATGTAGAAAGAGGAACGTTCTCTCACCGTCATGCAATTATGCGTGATGAAGAAACCTTAGAGCGTGTAAATTTATTAAACACGAATCCTAAGAATAAAGGAGAGATGACTATTTACAACTCTCACTTATCAGAATACGGAGTGTTAGGTTTTGATTATGGATATGCAATGGCAGCTCCAAATACCTTAACCATATGGGAAGCTCAGTTTGGTGATTTTGCTAACGGAGCACAAATTATGTTCGACCAATATATTTCTTCGGCAGAAGATAAGTGGAAGTTACAAAACGGATTGGTAATGTTACTACCTCACGGGTATGAAGGTCAAGGACCAGAACACTCATCAGGAAGAATAGAACGTTTCTTACAATCGTCATCAACTGATAACTGGACAATAGCAAACTGTTCTACGCCAGCAAATATGTATCATATTTTGCGTCGTCAGATGAAGCGTGATTTTAGAAAACCATTAATTGTTTTCACACCAAAAAGTTTATTACGTTTACCAAAAGCAGTAAATTCTATTGAAGATTTAGCAAACGGAACTTTCCAAGAAGTAATTGACGATACTATTAATACGTCAAAAGCCAAGAAAATGGTGTTCTGTACAGGTAAATTTTATTACGACTTATTAGCAGAACGTGAAAAGCTAGGAAGAGAAGATGTAGCTTTAGTTCGTATAGAGCAATTGTTCCCATTACACAATGATAAAATTAAAGAAGTAATGGACAAGTATCCAAATGTAGAACGTTATGTTTGGGCACAAGAAGAGCCAAAAAATATGGGAGCTTGGGGTTATATGTTAGAACGTTTTGAATTAGCTAGGTTAGAATGTGCTTCGGAAGAATATCGTTCGGCACCAGCAGCAGGTTCAAGTGCACGTTTTAAAAGACGTCATCAAGCTATTATAGATAAGGTTTTTGATTAA
- the bioB gene encoding biotin synthase BioB produces the protein MTEIRHDWTKEEILEVYNKPLMELLYEASTMHRKYHDPNTVQVSTLISIKTGGCSEDCGYCPQAARYHTNVEGNDLMTVNQVKAQALRAKEGGSSRVCMGAAWRNVKDGPEFDQVLEMVRTINKLDMEVCCTLGMVTENQAKRLAEAGLYAYNHNIDTSEDYYDDVISTRAFKDRVDTIENVRKTNVTVCSGGIIGMGESLEDRAGMLETLTRFSPHPESVPINALVAVEGTPLEEQPPVNIFEMVRMVATARIVLPDSQVRLSAGRTQMSREGQAMCFFAGANSIFAGDKLLTTPNPDINEDMKMFEDLGLNTQKPFFKHEQRESVEAENSQYQSLGEKPKWTRPDHKIERNEQKKQEAKEIRA, from the coding sequence ATGACTGAAATTAGACACGATTGGACGAAAGAGGAAATTCTAGAAGTATACAATAAGCCTTTAATGGAGCTTTTGTACGAGGCTTCAACTATGCATAGAAAATACCACGACCCAAATACAGTACAAGTAAGCACCTTAATTTCTATAAAAACTGGTGGATGTTCTGAAGACTGTGGGTATTGTCCGCAGGCAGCACGTTATCACACCAATGTTGAAGGAAATGATTTGATGACTGTAAACCAAGTTAAGGCACAAGCTTTACGTGCCAAAGAAGGTGGGTCATCAAGAGTTTGTATGGGTGCAGCTTGGAGAAACGTAAAAGACGGACCAGAATTTGACCAAGTGTTAGAAATGGTACGTACTATTAATAAACTAGACATGGAGGTTTGCTGTACCTTAGGTATGGTTACCGAAAATCAAGCAAAACGTTTAGCGGAAGCTGGTTTGTATGCTTATAACCACAATATTGATACTTCAGAAGATTATTACGATGATGTAATTTCTACACGTGCTTTTAAAGATAGAGTAGACACTATTGAAAATGTACGTAAAACAAATGTAACTGTTTGCTCTGGAGGTATTATTGGTATGGGAGAATCATTAGAAGACAGAGCTGGAATGCTTGAAACTTTAACTCGCTTCTCTCCACACCCAGAATCTGTACCTATCAATGCATTAGTTGCCGTTGAAGGAACTCCGTTAGAGGAACAACCTCCTGTAAACATTTTTGAAATGGTTCGTATGGTAGCTACTGCTCGTATTGTATTACCAGACTCACAAGTACGTTTATCAGCAGGTAGAACGCAAATGAGTAGAGAAGGTCAAGCAATGTGTTTCTTTGCAGGTGCTAACTCAATTTTTGCAGGAGATAAATTATTAACTACTCCAAATCCTGATATTAACGAAGACATGAAAATGTTTGAAGATTTAGGTTTAAATACGCAGAAGCCTTTCTTTAAGCATGAACAAAGAGAATCTGTTGAAGCAGAAAACTCACAATATCAATCGTTAGGTGAAAAACCAAAATGGACAAGACCAGACCATAAAATTGAACGTAACGAACAAAAGAAGCAAGAGGCTAAAGAAATAAGAGCCTAA
- the bioA gene encoding adenosylmethionine--8-amino-7-oxononanoate transaminase has translation MNLQERDKKHLWHPLKQHQTHPNSLGIVKAKGCILTDEHGNEYIDAISSWYTCMFGHCNDYITSRVYEQMKTLDQIMFSDFTHEPAVKLSEELIKILPKNQNRIFFNDNGSTAVEAGIKMALQYYFNKGEKRNTFIAFEDGFHGDTFGAMSVSGLSVYNGPFEDFLMDIQRIPVPNGENNETIAQKLQQIISEHNVAGFIYEPLVQGAAGMKIHKAEDLNSILAICKENDVLTIADEVMTGFGKTGNHFASDEVATKPDIICLSKALTAGLVPMSITSCTEEIYRAFLDNDIAKGFFHCHTYSANPIACSAALASIELLQTKEIQDNIQFIQNSNISFSEKIENHPKVNSTRCKGVILAIDLNTNAGRYGTLRDQLLKSFMDEGVFLRPLGNTIYIQPPYVITKEQLEKTYTTIEKVLDSL, from the coding sequence ATGAACTTACAAGAACGCGATAAAAAACATTTGTGGCATCCGCTAAAACAACATCAAACACATCCAAATAGTTTAGGAATTGTAAAAGCAAAAGGATGCATACTAACCGACGAACACGGTAACGAATATATTGATGCTATTTCGTCTTGGTACACCTGTATGTTTGGGCATTGTAATGATTATATCACAAGTCGTGTGTATGAACAAATGAAGACATTAGATCAAATAATGTTTAGTGATTTCACCCACGAACCAGCCGTAAAATTATCGGAAGAATTGATTAAAATTCTTCCTAAAAATCAAAATAGAATCTTTTTTAATGATAATGGGTCTACCGCTGTAGAAGCGGGAATTAAAATGGCTTTACAATACTATTTTAATAAAGGGGAAAAACGTAACACGTTTATTGCTTTTGAAGATGGTTTTCATGGAGATACCTTCGGAGCGATGTCTGTTTCTGGATTATCAGTATACAATGGCCCTTTTGAAGATTTTTTAATGGATATTCAACGTATCCCTGTGCCAAACGGTGAAAATAATGAAACTATCGCACAAAAATTGCAACAGATTATTTCAGAACATAATGTTGCCGGATTCATATACGAACCATTAGTACAAGGTGCGGCTGGAATGAAAATTCACAAAGCCGAAGATTTGAATAGCATCTTAGCTATTTGTAAAGAAAATGACGTGTTAACTATTGCTGATGAAGTAATGACTGGTTTCGGAAAAACTGGTAATCATTTTGCTTCTGATGAAGTCGCTACCAAACCAGACATTATATGCTTAAGTAAAGCATTGACCGCTGGATTGGTTCCTATGTCAATTACTTCATGTACCGAAGAAATTTATAGGGCTTTTTTAGATAACGATATTGCCAAAGGTTTTTTTCATTGCCATACTTATTCTGCAAACCCAATAGCTTGTAGTGCTGCATTGGCAAGTATTGAGTTATTACAAACCAAAGAAATTCAAGACAATATCCAATTTATTCAAAACTCAAATATCTCTTTTTCAGAAAAGATAGAAAATCACCCAAAAGTAAACTCTACAAGATGTAAAGGTGTCATTTTAGCGATTGATTTAAACACCAATGCTGGTCGTTACGGAACGCTTCGAGATCAACTTTTAAAGTCTTTTATGGATGAAGGCGTTTTCCTACGTCCGCTAGGTAACACTATTTACATTCAACCACCTTACGTAATTACGAAAGAGCAACTTGAAAAAACATATACAACTATTGAAAAAGTTCTAGATAGTCTCTAG
- a CDS encoding putative signal transducing protein — protein sequence MQDNYTILAVFEYSTEAQVIKAKLDSEDIRTMLMDEKTIDSDPLISQAIGGVKLLVHNNDLEKAATIYNEIRAYVKDEEGNDIHCPKCNSTKILVADLQRKNIFFMLFPFFESKKFICNDCKTIFK from the coding sequence ATGCAAGATAATTATACCATTTTAGCTGTGTTTGAATACTCTACTGAAGCACAAGTTATAAAGGCTAAATTAGATTCAGAAGATATCAGAACCATGTTAATGGATGAAAAAACAATTGATTCTGACCCTTTAATTAGTCAAGCTATTGGTGGAGTTAAACTATTGGTACACAATAATGATTTAGAAAAAGCTGCTACTATTTATAACGAAATAAGGGCTTACGTAAAGGATGAAGAAGGAAATGACATTCATTGTCCAAAATGTAATTCCACAAAAATATTAGTTGCCGATTTACAACGTAAAAACATTTTTTTTATGCTCTTTCCTTTTTTTGAAAGTAAGAAATTCATCTGCAACGATTGTAAAACAATTTTTAAATGA
- a CDS encoding cytochrome c oxidase assembly factor Coa1 family protein, with protein sequence MSEQHQKSWFGRNWLWFIPLTGCLGFVLLIVLGVGAAFFGVSKIMTSSTPVEYAIEQASKNELVIENLGQPIEKYGIPSGNISLTNDDGNVDFSIPIRGDKGEGTLIVRGIKVDGEWIYEDLYVHIKETKEEINLLEKVLETI encoded by the coding sequence ATGAGTGAGCAACACCAAAAAAGTTGGTTTGGAAGAAACTGGTTGTGGTTTATACCATTAACTGGATGTTTAGGGTTTGTTTTATTAATTGTTTTAGGTGTGGGAGCAGCATTTTTTGGAGTATCGAAAATAATGACAAGTTCTACTCCTGTTGAATATGCTATTGAGCAGGCATCTAAAAACGAGTTAGTTATTGAAAACTTAGGTCAACCTATTGAAAAATATGGAATTCCATCAGGAAATATTTCTCTTACCAATGATGATGGAAATGTAGATTTTTCTATTCCAATAAGAGGAGATAAAGGAGAAGGTACTTTAATTGTTAGAGGTATTAAAGTAGATGGAGAATGGATTTACGAAGATTTATACGTTCATATTAAAGAAACTAAAGAAGAGATTAATTTATTAGAAAAAGTTCTAGAGACTATCTAG
- a CDS encoding flotillin family protein: MLKLTLLQIDGFGFAGPIGLVIAILFIFILLITLIKRYKRCPSDRILVVYGKVGGGQSAKCIHGGAAFIFPVIQDYEFLDLTPISIEVNLVNALSKQNIRVNVPSRFTIGVSTEPGVMQNAAERLLGLAMNDVQELAKEIIFGQLRLVVASMDIEEINSDRDKFLTNISQSVESELKKVGLKLINVNITDIVDESGYIEALGKEAAAHAINAARKSVAEKNRDGSIGEANAVQDERTQVAAANAKAVDGENTAKIEVANSNALRRQREAEAERSAIASEKVQSAKALEEAYAAEQEAEKARAERERASQMADIIVPAQIDKNKVEIDAEAEAERIRRKAKGEADAILFKAQAEAQGLYEVLTKQAAGLDQIVQAAGNDSQNAALLLIADKLPELVKLQSEAIKNIKIDKVTVWENGGGKDGKTSTSNFISGMYNAVPPLQEMFNMAGMQLPDYLKGKELPNSNGKVIDQDDSSSEEK; encoded by the coding sequence ATGTTAAAACTTACATTATTACAAATTGATGGCTTTGGATTTGCAGGTCCTATTGGACTTGTTATTGCCATTCTATTTATTTTTATCTTATTAATAACTTTAATAAAACGCTATAAAAGGTGTCCTTCTGACAGAATCTTAGTTGTATATGGTAAAGTTGGTGGCGGACAATCTGCTAAATGTATTCATGGTGGTGCTGCATTCATCTTTCCTGTTATTCAAGACTATGAATTCTTAGACTTAACACCAATTTCTATCGAGGTAAACTTGGTAAATGCACTTTCTAAACAAAACATTCGTGTAAATGTTCCTTCTCGCTTTACTATTGGGGTTTCTACCGAGCCTGGAGTAATGCAAAATGCTGCTGAGCGTTTACTTGGTTTAGCTATGAACGATGTTCAGGAACTAGCTAAAGAAATTATTTTTGGTCAACTACGTTTAGTGGTTGCCTCAATGGATATTGAAGAAATTAACTCTGATAGAGATAAATTTTTAACTAACATATCACAAAGTGTAGAATCAGAATTGAAAAAGGTTGGTTTAAAATTAATCAACGTAAACATTACTGATATTGTTGACGAATCAGGATATATTGAAGCTTTAGGTAAAGAAGCTGCTGCACATGCAATCAACGCTGCTCGTAAATCGGTTGCTGAAAAAAACAGAGATGGTTCTATTGGTGAAGCAAATGCAGTACAAGATGAAAGAACTCAAGTTGCTGCTGCTAATGCAAAAGCTGTTGATGGTGAAAACACAGCTAAAATTGAAGTAGCTAACTCGAACGCATTAAGAAGACAACGAGAAGCAGAAGCTGAACGTTCTGCAATTGCATCTGAAAAAGTACAATCGGCAAAAGCATTGGAAGAAGCCTATGCTGCTGAGCAAGAAGCAGAAAAGGCAAGAGCAGAGAGAGAAAGAGCTTCGCAAATGGCTGATATTATTGTGCCTGCTCAAATTGATAAAAACAAAGTAGAAATTGACGCAGAAGCGGAAGCAGAGAGAATTCGTAGAAAAGCTAAAGGAGAAGCAGATGCTATTTTATTCAAGGCACAGGCTGAAGCTCAAGGTTTATATGAAGTATTAACCAAACAAGCAGCTGGTTTAGACCAAATAGTTCAAGCAGCTGGTAATGATTCTCAAAACGCTGCTTTATTATTAATTGCTGATAAATTACCAGAATTAGTAAAATTACAATCTGAAGCTATTAAAAATATTAAGATTGACAAAGTTACTGTATGGGAAAACGGTGGAGGAAAAGATGGAAAAACCTCAACATCTAACTTTATTTCAGGAATGTACAATGCAGTACCACCATTACAAGAAATGTTTAATATGGCAGGTATGCAACTACCCGATTATTTAAAAGGAAAAGAACTTCCAAATAGTAATGGAAAAGTAATTGATCAAGACGATTCTTCTTCCGAAGAAAAATAA
- the bioD gene encoding dethiobiotin synthase: protein MKKYFITGISTEVGKTVAAAIVTEALQADYWKPIQSGDLEHSDTHKVEKLISNSTTVFHPNAYALQTPMSPHASAEIDGVTIEIDDIKEPSTKNNLVIEGAGGLLVPLNDKNTLLDIIKPDYKVIVVSRHYLGSINHTLLTVKLLKEKGFEVSLIFSGNEHKTTEDIIKKMTGAPVIGRIEEEPYFDKNVIKEYAELFKSNL, encoded by the coding sequence ATGAAAAAATATTTTATTACAGGAATCTCTACAGAAGTAGGAAAAACCGTTGCTGCTGCTATTGTCACAGAAGCTTTGCAAGCAGATTATTGGAAACCTATTCAGTCAGGTGACCTAGAACATTCTGATACTCATAAGGTAGAAAAACTAATTTCTAACTCAACCACTGTTTTTCATCCAAACGCATATGCACTACAAACACCTATGAGTCCGCACGCATCCGCAGAAATTGATGGAGTGACTATTGAAATTGACGACATAAAAGAACCTTCGACTAAAAATAATTTAGTTATTGAAGGGGCTGGTGGATTGTTAGTCCCTCTTAATGATAAAAACACCTTGTTAGATATTATCAAACCTGATTATAAAGTTATTGTAGTGTCTCGTCATTATTTAGGGAGCATCAATCACACCCTATTAACAGTTAAATTATTAAAAGAAAAAGGGTTTGAAGTGTCGTTAATTTTTTCTGGAAACGAACATAAAACAACGGAAGATATTATCAAAAAAATGACAGGTGCGCCTGTAATTGGACGTATTGAAGAAGAGCCTTATTTCGATAAGAATGTGATTAAAGAATACGCTGAATTATTTAAAAGCAATTTATAA